CGACTGATTATATCGTCTAGGAGATTCAAGACGAATCTGGTAAGCCCCATATTCCTTATTTTTATTCTGGAATATGATATCACACCATTCTCTAGAAGTTAAATTATTCTTTGCCATTTCAACACTTTTTAATCTCCTGCCAATAAGCAGCAAGTATTTACAAATCTCAACGAAGGCAATCTTTATATGCCCGAATTGTTTTTTCCAATCCCAGATAAAGAGCATCACTAATCAGAGCGTGCCCTATAGAAACTTCATCAAGCCATGGAATATTTTTATAAAGATAATTGAGATTCTGCAAATTCAAATCATGTCCGGCATTCAATCCCAGCCCTAAGCGGCGAGCCGTTTTTGCAGCCTCTATAAAGGGAGCAATTGCCAACTCCGGTTCTTTTGGGAAAAGAGTAGCATATGGCTCTGTATAGAGTTCTACCCGGTCCGCACCAGCTTTGGCGGCATATTCCACCATTTCATTATCTGCAGCCACAAATACCGATGTACGTATTCCGGCTTTTGCAAATAAATCGAGCACTTCTGTAAGAAATTCCAGATTTCTTTTAGTATCCCATCCAGCATTAGAGGTGATTTGGGAAGGTTCATCTGGCACCAAGGTCACCTGATGCGGTTTAACCTGTAAAACCAACTCGATAAATTCAGGAGAAGGATATCCCTCAATATTGAACTCCGTTCTCAACAATGGACGCATCTCATATACGTCGGCACGGCGGATATGTCTTTCATCTGGCCGCGGATGAACAGTTATTCCATCAGCTCCAAAAGATTCACAGTCTAACGCTACTTTCGTCACATTTGGAGTATCCCCTCCTCTTGCGTTACGAATAGTTGCCACTTTGTTGATGTTTACACTTAGCTTTGTCATAATTACTTTTTATATAAGAGAATCCACTCTGCTATTTTCCTGTAATGAATGAAAAAAAATAGCTTTGCATAGTTACAAAATAAAAAAGATTCCCCAAATTTGCATTTAGCGGTACTAACTGCAAAAGTAATAGGATTTACCGAATACAGAGCATTTTGTATCCAAAAGAATCATAAAAAGTAACTACTTTAAAATACGGTATAATGAAATTCGCAATTTTTGGAAACTGCTTTCAGGCAAAAAAATCGCTACACGCCGAGAACTTGTTTACTATACTAAGACAACATGGAGCAGAAATCTATGTAGACTGGGAGTTTTATGAGTTTCTGACTAATGACCTTAACTTTACTCCAAAAGTAAGTGGTTTAATTGGGAATGACGATTTTAAAGCAGATATGGTTATCAGCATTGGCGGTGACGGTACCTTTCTTAAAGCTGCCAGCCGAGTTGGAAGAAAAAACATCCCAATACTTGGAATCAATACAGGAAGATTAGGATTCCTGGCAGATATCTCTCCTGAAGAGATGGGTGCTACGTTTGATGAAATCCATAAAGGACAATATAAGATTGAGGACAGAAGTGTTCTGGAGTTAGTCAGTACGCTGAATGAGATAAAAGGATACCCCTTTGCCTTGAACGAGATTGCCATTCTTAAACGAGATAGTTCATCCATGATTTCCATTCACACATCAATAAATGGAGCTTATCTAAATACCTACCAGGCGGATGGACTGGTAATTTCTACCCCTACTGGTTCAACCGCTTATTCTCTTAGCGTTGGAGGCCCAATTATCGTACCTCACTCAAACACCATAGCTATTACCCCTGTTGCGCCACACAGTCTCAACATTCGTCCAATTGTGATTAGGGACGACTGGAAACTAACCCTTGATGTGGAAAGCCGCAGCCATAATTTTCTGGTAGCAATTGACGGGCGAAGTGAATCATGTAGCGAAGACTGCCAACTGACCATCCGAAAAGCAGACTATACTACTAAGGTTGTAAAACGATACAACCATGTCTTCTTTGACACCCTCCGCACAAAAATGATGTGGGGAATTGATAACAGGTCCAAGTAGAGTCTATATTCTTAGACCTAAAAAGAGGCTATCCGATAGCAAAAAATTCTATAAACAAGGCTTGACTATAAAAAACAACCTCAGCGACACCCGAAGAAAAAGGCATAAAAAAGGGGTTATCCGATTTGGACAACCCCTTTTTACATATGAAGGAGTTTATTAGATTGCTTTCATTTCTGTCAAAACATCGTTTGTTTTGCGAACTGCCGCTGCGCTCTTTTCGAAAAGCTCTTTTTCTTCAGCATTCAATTCAAGTTCAACAATCTTTTCAACGCCATTACGACCGATGATTGCAGGAACACCGATACAGATATCATTCTGACCATATTCGCCTTCCAATGCAACACAAGAAGGAATCATCTTCTTTTGGTTTTTGATGATAGCCTCAGCAACATATGCTCCAGCAGCACCTGGTGCATACCAAGCAGAAGTACCAAGAAGACCTGTCAAAGTAGCTCCACCTACCATTGTAGACTTAACAACTTCGTCAATTTGTTCTGCGCTCAAGAAGTTGCTAACAGGAAGACCTTTGTATGTAGCGAAACGAGCCAAAGGAATCATTGTTGTATCGCCGTGACCACCAATTACCATACCTTCAACTTCATTGGCATTGCAACCGATAGCCTGAGACAAGAAATATTTGAAACGTGAGCTATCCAATGCTCCACCCATACCAATAATTCTGTTCTTTGGCAATCCAAGAGATTTCAAAGAAAGATAAGTCATTGTATCCATTGGGTTTGAAATAACCACGATAATTGCGTCTGGAGAATATTTCAGGATGTTACCAGCTACTGACTTAACGATACCAGCATTAACACCAATAAGCTCTTCACGAGTCATACCTGGCTTACGAGGAATACCTGAAGTAATTACAACAACATCTGAATTGGCTGTTTGAGCATAGTCATTGGTGCATCCAACAATTGTTGTATCGAAACCCAACAATTGAGCAGTTTGCATCATATCCATTGCTTTACCTTCAGAAACACCTTCTTTAACATCAAGCATTACTACTTCGTCAGCCACTTCATTAAAGGCCAAGACATTTGCACATGTAGCTCCTACGTTACCTGCGCCTACTACGGTTACTTTTGACATATTATTATATTTTTTTGAAAAGTTGATAAAATCAATATTTTTCTATTGCGGCACAAATTTACTATCTTATTCTTAATTAAAGAAAAATTTCCAGAATAAAATTAGTTAATAACGCATAAGTATCTGTTAATATAAAAACAATTAATCTTATTGCTATTCAATATTAAAAATACTACTTTTGCAGCGCTTAATAAATAACCACATAGATAGAAAGATATGAATAAGAAAACCACATGGATAGTGGCCGTTATCACTACTATTTTAATTATTGCTATCGCAGGGATTACATACATGTTTCTTCGCTCTGAAAAAGAGAAAAAAGAGCTGGTACAGAATTTTGAGCTAGATAAGAAAGATCTGGAAAATGAATATACCGGATTTGCGAAACAATACGATGAATTAAAATTCATCACATCAAACGATTCTCTATCAACTCTGTTGACTGAGGAACAGGCAAAAGTGCAGCGCCTGCTGGAAGAGCTACGCTCAGTCAAAGCTACAAATGCTTCAGAAATAAGGAGATTAAAGAAAGAACTGGCATTGCTCCGTAAAGTAATGATTGGATACGTAAATCAGATAGATTCACTAAATAAGTTAAACAAGGAGCTTACTACAGAAAATATTGCTGTAAAAGAGAAATATAAGAATGCGACTCAACAAATCAGCAGCTTGTCTGAAGAAAAACAAAATCTTCATAATAAAGTTGCTCTGGCAGCACAGCTTGATGCGACCAATATTTCCTTGTTGGCTAAAAACAAGAAAGGGAAGCAGGCTAAAAAAGTGAAAGATATTACAAAATTACAGATTGGGTTCACTATTGTTAAAAATATCACAGCAGAAACAGGAAACAAGACCATCTATATACGAATTACCAAACCAGATAACGATGTGCTTACCAAAAATGGCGGTGGAACTTTCAGTTACGAGAACAGAGCGTTGACATACTCAATTAAAAAATACATTGAATACACAGGCGAAGAACAAGCCGTAACTGTTTTCTGGGATGTAGAAGAGTTTTTATATGCTGGTAGCTATGGCATTGATATCTTTGCCGATGGCACCCTTATTGGCTCGAAGAAATTTACTCTTGAATAAGTCAAAGGATTCCGTCTACTCATAAAAAAATAAAAAAAGTATTTTTCATTTTGCCGATTCAATGAATCGGCTTACTTTTGTATCGTTGTTTATGCAATTATTGTTTGCCACACTAACTGTCAAATAAATAATTGTGATAATAAGTAACGAACTATATCGTATTATTTTTATATTTACGGGTAAAAGATTGAATCACAATGAAAAGAATACTTAGTTTTATTTTGTTGCTAAGAGTTGTCATCCCCTTAAATGCGCAACAAGTCTTAAGTCTGGATAGTTGTCGTTCACTAGCACTAGCCAATAACAAAGAACTTAAGATTGGGAATGAAAAGATTAAAGCAGCTTATTATGAGAGGAAGGCTGCATTTACGAATTATCTTCCTAATTTATCGGCTACAGGCTCTTATATGCGAAATGAGAAAAACATGTCGTTATTGGGAGAGAATAAATTTCTCCCGATAGGCTCTCTAATGGCTAATGGAACCTTTGGATATACTCCTGGTGCCGGCCAAGTACAGGAAATTAAGCTTCCCAATGGACAATGGGTACCTACGGATGCTAACGGAACACCTTTTGATCCGACTAAGAATCCAGAGAAATTGGTTTGGAAACAATATACAACCATTCCAAAGAGTGAATTCGAATTCGACACAAAAAATGTGTATGCCGGAGCCATCATGCTAACTCAACCTATATATATGGGAGGTAAAATCAGAGCATATAATAAGATAACAAGATATGCTGAAGAACTGGCTAAGTCACAACAAAAAACAGGAATGCAGGAAGTCATTCTAAATACAGACCAAGCTTACTGGCAAGTTGTATCGTTGGTAAACAAGAAAAAACTTGCTGAAGGATATCTTGAACTACTTAAAAAGCTGGAAAGCGATGTAGATAAAATGATTGCTGAAGGTGTAGCAACTAAAGCAGATGGACTTTCTGTAAAGGTTAAGGTGAACGAAGCAGAAATGACACTGACTAAGGTGGAAGACGGCCTAAGTCTTAGCCGGATGCTGCTCTGCCAGATTTGCGGAATTGATTTATCAACACCCATACAATTAGCAGACGAGACTATCACGAACTTACCAGTAAATACTACCACTCCCAGTACAAACATGGAGATGGCATTCAACAATCGCCCGGAATTGAAAAGTCTGGAACTGGCAACCAATATATATAATCAGAAAATAAATGTTACCAAGTCGGAGTTTTTACCATCAATAGCCTTAACAGGAAATTATCTGGTAAGCAATCCTTCTCTTTTCAATGGATTCGAAAACAAGTTCCGTGGACAATGGAGCGTGGGGGTCTTTGTTAAAATACCAATCTGGCATTGGGGTGAAGGCATTTATAAGGTAAAAGCAGCAAAAGCCGAGGCTAAAGTTGCACAGTTCCAACTAGAGGATGCAAAAGAAAAGATTGAACTACAAGTTAACCAGTCTGCCTTCAAAGTGAATGAAGCTGCGAAGAAACTTGCCATGACAGAGAAAAACATGGAAAAAGCAGAAGAGAATCTACGTTATGCCAAACTGGGATTCGAAGAAGGGGTAATTGCTCCGAGTAATGTACTGGAAGCACATACAGCTTGGTTATCGGCTCAATCAGAGAGAATAGATGCACAAATCGATGTTAAACTCACAGAGATTTATTTAAAGAAATCCTTGGGAACATTAAGTAAATGATACAAAAAGAGAAATAATATGGGATCACAAAAATCACAAAACAGCAATATGCTGCTGGCATTCATCACCCTGCTGGGGGTCATTGCAATCGTTGCTATAGTGGGTTTCTTTATGTTGAGGAAAGGACCGGAAATTATTCAAGGGCAAGCTGAGGTTACTGAATACAGGGTATCGAGTAAAGTTCCCGGAAGAATTCTGGAGTTCAGGGTAAAAGAGGGAGATATTGTAAAAGCCGGCGATACATTGGCAATACTTGAAGCTCCTGAGGTAACAGCAAAGATGATGCAGGCACAAGCAGCCGAATCGGCAGCACAGGCACAAAACCAGAAGGCCATTAAGGGAGCTCGTGCAGAGCAGATACAAACAGCCTATGAAATGTGGCAAAAAGCTAAAGCCGGAGTAGAGATATCCGAGAAATCATACAAGAGAGTCAAAAATCTTTTTGAACAAGGTGTAATGTCTGCACAAAAAATGGATGAAGCAACTGCACAACGCGATGCCGCGATTGCAACAGAAAAAGCAGCTTTAGCACAATACACCATGGCAAAAAATGGAGCAGAACGTGAAGATAAGTTAGCTGCTTCAGCAATGGTCGACAGAGCAAAAGGTGCTGTCGCCGAAGTGGAATCATATATAAAAGA
The Bacteroides sedimenti genome window above contains:
- the mdh gene encoding malate dehydrogenase — its product is MSKVTVVGAGNVGATCANVLAFNEVADEVVMLDVKEGVSEGKAMDMMQTAQLLGFDTTIVGCTNDYAQTANSDVVVITSGIPRKPGMTREELIGVNAGIVKSVAGNILKYSPDAIIVVISNPMDTMTYLSLKSLGLPKNRIIGMGGALDSSRFKYFLSQAIGCNANEVEGMVIGGHGDTTMIPLARFATYKGLPVSNFLSAEQIDEVVKSTMVGGATLTGLLGTSAWYAPGAAGAYVAEAIIKNQKKMIPSCVALEGEYGQNDICIGVPAIIGRNGVEKIVELELNAEEKELFEKSAAAVRKTNDVLTEMKAI
- a CDS encoding HlyD family secretion protein — translated: MGSQKSQNSNMLLAFITLLGVIAIVAIVGFFMLRKGPEIIQGQAEVTEYRVSSKVPGRILEFRVKEGDIVKAGDTLAILEAPEVTAKMMQAQAAESAAQAQNQKAIKGARAEQIQTAYEMWQKAKAGVEISEKSYKRVKNLFEQGVMSAQKMDEATAQRDAAIATEKAALAQYTMAKNGAEREDKLAASAMVDRAKGAVAEVESYIKETVLIAQMGGEVTEIFPEIGELVGTGAPIMNVAKMDDMWITFNVREDLLKGLTVGSEFTAIIPAMDSKEVKLKVYFMKDLGTYAAWKATKTTGQFDLKTFEVRATPLAKIENLRPGMSVILKK
- a CDS encoding pyridoxine 5'-phosphate synthase encodes the protein MTKLSVNINKVATIRNARGGDTPNVTKVALDCESFGADGITVHPRPDERHIRRADVYEMRPLLRTEFNIEGYPSPEFIELVLQVKPHQVTLVPDEPSQITSNAGWDTKRNLEFLTEVLDLFAKAGIRTSVFVAADNEMVEYAAKAGADRVELYTEPYATLFPKEPELAIAPFIEAAKTARRLGLGLNAGHDLNLQNLNYLYKNIPWLDEVSIGHALISDALYLGLEKTIRAYKDCLR
- a CDS encoding TolC family protein, coding for MKRILSFILLLRVVIPLNAQQVLSLDSCRSLALANNKELKIGNEKIKAAYYERKAAFTNYLPNLSATGSYMRNEKNMSLLGENKFLPIGSLMANGTFGYTPGAGQVQEIKLPNGQWVPTDANGTPFDPTKNPEKLVWKQYTTIPKSEFEFDTKNVYAGAIMLTQPIYMGGKIRAYNKITRYAEELAKSQQKTGMQEVILNTDQAYWQVVSLVNKKKLAEGYLELLKKLESDVDKMIAEGVATKADGLSVKVKVNEAEMTLTKVEDGLSLSRMLLCQICGIDLSTPIQLADETITNLPVNTTTPSTNMEMAFNNRPELKSLELATNIYNQKINVTKSEFLPSIALTGNYLVSNPSLFNGFENKFRGQWSVGVFVKIPIWHWGEGIYKVKAAKAEAKVAQFQLEDAKEKIELQVNQSAFKVNEAAKKLAMTEKNMEKAEENLRYAKLGFEEGVIAPSNVLEAHTAWLSAQSERIDAQIDVKLTEIYLKKSLGTLSK
- a CDS encoding NAD kinase — its product is MKFAIFGNCFQAKKSLHAENLFTILRQHGAEIYVDWEFYEFLTNDLNFTPKVSGLIGNDDFKADMVISIGGDGTFLKAASRVGRKNIPILGINTGRLGFLADISPEEMGATFDEIHKGQYKIEDRSVLELVSTLNEIKGYPFALNEIAILKRDSSSMISIHTSINGAYLNTYQADGLVISTPTGSTAYSLSVGGPIIVPHSNTIAITPVAPHSLNIRPIVIRDDWKLTLDVESRSHNFLVAIDGRSESCSEDCQLTIRKADYTTKVVKRYNHVFFDTLRTKMMWGIDNRSK